Proteins from one Haliaeetus albicilla chromosome 28, bHalAlb1.1, whole genome shotgun sequence genomic window:
- the LTA4H gene encoding leukotriene A-4 hydrolase yields the protein MAAEDPCSFAAPSRCLTRHLHLRCRVDFGARALRGTAAFTARAERGPLRCLVLDTKDLQVFKVTVNGQDAKFVFGEKHSFKGTPLEITLPFELSRGQEAIVEISFESSPKSSALQWFTPEQTSGKKHPFLFSQCQATHCRAILPCQDTPAVKLTYYAEISVPKELVALMSANRDGEMPDPEDSSRKIYCFSQNVPIPCYLIALVVGALESRKIGPRTLVWAEKELVDKSAYEFAEAEAMLKTAEDLAGPYVWGQYDLLVLPPSFPYGGMENPCLTFVTPTLLAGDRSLSNVIAHEISHSWTGNLVTNKTWEHFWLNEGHTVYLERRIGGQLFGEQFRHFQALGGWRELQNTINTLGDKNPVTNLVPNLSEVDPDVAYSSVPYEKGFALLFYLEQLLGGPDVFIGFLKAYIQQFAYKSIVTEDWKKFLYSYFKDKVDVLDKVDWNSWFHAPGMPPVKPTYDMTLANACVALSQRWIKAKESDLGSFSSADLKEMSSHQLIEFLALLLLEAPLPVSHVQRMQQVYDFNAINNSEIRFRWLRLCIKSQWEEAIPLALKMATDQGRLKFTRPLFRDLYGFDKCRDLAVKTFLEHRASMHPVTSMLVGKDLKQDQ from the exons ATGGCGGCGGAGGACCCCTGCTCCTTCGCTGCGCCTTCCCGCTGCCTCACGCGGCACCTCCACCTGCGCTGCCGCGTGGACTTCGGCGCGCGGGCGCTGCGGGGCACGGCGGCCTTCACCGCGCGCGCCGAGCGCGGGCCGCTGCGTTGCCTG GTCTTGGATACAAAAGACCTACAGGTATTTAAAGTGACCGTAAATGGACAGGATGCAAAATTTGTTTTTGGAGAAAAGCACAGTTTCAAGGGGACCCCCCTGGAAATCACACTTCCTTTTGAACTAAGCAG GGGACAAGAAGCAATTGTCGAAATCTCTTTTGAAAGCTCTCCAAAGTCTTCAGCTCTCCAATGGTTTACTCCAGAGCAAACTTCTGGAAAGAAACACCCATTTCTCTTCAGCCAGTGTCAG GCCACCCACTGCAGAGCCATCCTTCCATGCCAAGACACTCCTGCTGTGAAACTAACATACTATGCAGAG ATATCTGTTCCTAAAGAGTTGGTGGCTCTTATGAGTGCTAATCGTGATGGAGAGATGCCTGACCCAGAGGACAGCAGTCGGAAGATATACTGTTTCAGTCAGAAC GTTCCCATACCTTGCTACTTGATTGCTTTAGTGGTTGGAGCTTTAGAAAGCAG AAAGATTGGCCCAAGGACACTGGTGTGGGCTGAAAAGGAGCTAGTGGATAAATCGGCCTATGAATTTGCTGAG GCTGAAGCTatgctgaaaacagcagaagattTAGCGGGACCCTATGTATGGGGACAGTATGATTTGTTAGTCTTACCACCTTCTTTTCCTTACGGTGGTATGGAGAATCCTTGTCTTACTTTCGTAACTCCAACACTATTG gcaggTGATCGATCTCTGTCAAAT gTTATTGCTCATGAAATCTCTCACAGCTGGACAGGAAACTTGGTAACAAACAAAACATGGGAGCATTTTTG GCTGAATGAGGGACATACTGTATACCTGGAACGCAGGATTGGTGGTCAGTTGTTTGGTGAGCAGTTCAGGCACTTTCAAGCCCTAGGAGGTTGGAGGGAACTGCAGAATAcg ATAAATACTCTTGGAGATAAAAATCCTGTAACTAACCTCGTCCCTAATTTGAGTGAAGTAGATCCTGATGTTGCCTATTCATCTGTTCCGTATGAGAaaggctttgctttgcttttttaccTTGAACAACTTCTTGGAGGACCAG ATGTCTTCATTGGCTTCCTGAAGGCTTACATTCAGCAGTTTGCTTATAAGAGCATAGTAACGGAGGACTGGAAGAAGTTCTTGTACTCCTACTTCAAGGATAAG GTAGATGTTCTTGATAAAGTTGATTGGAACTCATGGTTTCATGCTCCAGGAATGCCACCAGTGAAGCCTAC GTATGATATGACATTAGCAAATGCTTGTGTTGCCTTGAGCCAAAGATGGATCAAA GCAAAAGAGAGTGATTTGGGCTCATTCAGCTCAGCAGACTTGAAGGAAATGTCATCTCATCAGTTGATTGAGTTCCTGGCACTGTTGCTTCTGGAG GCTCCTCTTCCAGTGTCCCATGTCCAACGAATGCAGCAAGTATATGACTTCAATGCTATAAACAATTCTGAAATAAGATTCAG gtGGCTGCGCCTCTGCATCAAGTCCCAATGGGAAGAAGCTATTCCTCTGGCTCTAAAAATGGCAACAGATCAGGGCAGGTTGAAGTTTACTCGGCCCTTGTTCAG GGATCTTTATGGTTTTGACAAGTGTCGAGATCTGGCTGTCAAGACATTTCTGGAGCATAGAGCCTCTATGCACCCAGTCACTTCAATGCTTGTGGGCAAAGACTTGAAACAGGATCAGTGA